CATACACTACTAGAGAGGCctcatttgccgagtgtctgacgTACTCGGCAAAACAACGTAAGCACTCGGCAAAccttttgccgagtgttgcactcggcaaagaggaaaTGGCAAAGAGTTTGCCGAGAGCAGGCTTAGGCACTCAgcaaagtctttgccgagtgcccgacaaaaaacactcggcaaagagtttgCCGAGTGCTGGTGGAGTGACACTCGGTAAAGAGATTTATTTGCTGAGTGCCGCGTcagaggcactcggcaaaggtataatttttttttgaaaacgcCTGTTTTCTCCCCCTCTCCGGTTGGGAAGCCTCACATAATAGTTTTACAAGTTTACAATAGCTACACAAATGCATCAAACAAGCTGATCGACCACAAGTTTTATAAGAGTTTAACGACGAAGTTAACAAGCAATGCAAAATAGTTTTACAAGAGTTCAACGGATAAATTCACAAAGTTCCCAAACAGTTCTCAAAACCACTGATTACAACAAGTGCACAACAAAGGATCATTTGACTGATTTTGAGAACCATCACCAAGTTGGCCAATTAGACTGATTTGGAGAAACATGAGGATCATTTGAGGCCGCCGATTGATTCTGCACAAAGTAGAAGAGATTACATGTGTGagacaagaaaaatgatgatCATACATGACtaaaacttatccatactcACAGGAGTACAAAATGGATCAGGAAGTGGAGGTGGAGGTTGAGGTGGTGAAAACAACAAAGCTGGCAGAGCAACACCCGTTGTGGCGCCAAGGCTCTCCATGTAAGCAAGAATCTCCCTCATCCTCTGCTGCTCGGccagccgctcggcctcacgctCGGTCCTCATCCTCGCCTCCAAGTCCACAcgtagcctcctctcttcttctagctggtcctgcaaaattttcaccCCAATATTACCATAATGCAAAaaaaagatctataataatcAATAAACGACATATAAAGAAAGAATAACCTGGAGTGCCTGTATCCGGTACTGTGAAGTATCCTGCTGAGGTCGTATGGCTGGGCTCGCGCTGGTGCTCCTTGCTCTAATCTGAgatagagtaggagtagaggacgagtcgattgcgcTGTCAGCAATCCAGTACCGCCCATGcttcttacctcctccgaccctcGTGACGACTTCACCGTTAAGGTCCTCGGTGTTCGGATCATAATCTGgaccatggacctcccttgccatcgaTGTGTACTTACTGAGGTGGCTGTGGACGGTCGTgttgctgtatgcctcgggcccgtcctccgggttGTAGTTGACATCGGACGTCGCCTTGCCCTTGTGGGCCATAGCAAATGCCTTGAATAGGgagcaaggctggccaccatgtgatGACGACTGCGAGAAAACCGGCAAGACAATTAGaaatcatgcataattgagtgttgGATTAAATAAATGAATTCGTGTACCCATACTTCTGCGTATCCGCTGAGGCTATggctgccttgatggtgtggtACACCAGGCATCATCAAACGCCGCTCCCGGCAATCGTTGTGCGACTCCTCCCACTCGTTGGAGCAGCACTTTTGCACCATCTGTTGCTAGCACTCGGCATGCGCAGCGCACCAATAAGGAATCATCTACAGGATAATAAGTATATgacatattagaagatgaaattaaTCGTACTTAATGTAAAAAGGAATGAATACTTAATGTAAAAAGAATAAATATTAATATTCTAtatttacctgcaagtactgctcctcagtcaaTGACATGGTTTTGGCGTCCGTTTTGGTGACCTTCTCTCCAAGGACGGTGGCGTGGAAACTTATAATGGCCTGGAGACGCGCCTCATAGTGCATGTTCACGACTAGTTTCTTACAGCATCTGGTAGCCACCACATCAGCCTTGGCCTCAAACCCATCCTGGCATCTGAAGAAATCATGCATGCAAACACGATGTATACCATTCATTATTTCAAGAATGTGCAATGAATGCGATGTATTTACAACTTACCCATAGCTCCTGCTTCACCCGCTCCGCCTTATTGTTGAATACCCTACCATCCCGATCTTCAGTATCGGGGGGCGGTGGCGTATTGGTCGAACGTATAGGCCGGCCCCACCACTCCAGCGTACTCAACTAGGCTAGGGAAGTGTTCCTTGCACAGAAGACCGAGGATACCATTGACGGAGCATCTGTGAGCAGCACCTGCACTCTCCACAATCCTCCAGGACCTGCATAAATGATTAGCCATCACTTTTAGATTAGCCATCACTTTTAGTTTCTACTTTGAATTTGAATATATAACATGAAGTAGCAATGAAAACATAAAAATTTACTTACTTTTCCCTCTCGGGTCGAATCAACGGGTGTTTCTCACGAGGTATCGGTTGCTTAGGCAGACTCGCGGGATCTgcacaagtgattaagaaaAAATATTAGTTTCTACTTcgaatttgaacatataacatgaAGAAGCAATAAAAACATATAAAGTTACTTACCTCGCAAGTAGACGCTCGATGAACCAGAGGCCGCGGAACCAGAGGCGGTCTGTtgcgcctcgtcctcctcccgcgcctcctcgtcctcctacTGCGCCacatgcgcctcctcctccatgtCGTCCTACGAGGCcacctgcgcctcctcctccgtggcCTCCTGCAttgtccccctcctcctcctcctcctccccctcctcctctcagaCAACCCAGCTTCAGCGGACCTAGCCCTCTGGTAAAGCGACCTAACGCTCCTCATCCCACTGCCcaccatctttgttcaatcacctGCAATTAAGAAGGGTAAAgtaataagtacagataaacaagacgtacttagaaagagatgcaaaataaataaaaaataattacataataatatagtattacattgattaaaaataatcttcataatcgggagcagctggatcataagtcttatcatcactatcaaccatGTCATAATCAACACTATCCGAAGAATCAATATCGTTATTGGCATTGCCTAAATGTAATCATTGTAGCATTTGTAATTCCTTCGCATTTtgcacctcatcctcctcctcctcatcaacaaCCATTTCAACTTCCATTCCGTCCGCTTCGgttaagtctatctcaaatcgTCCTTCTaacccctcttcttgaaagaactctccgtcatatgTGTTAGGGTCTAAGTTATAATCTTCATCGTTTGGGACAAGTACTTTACCTTGCGGTGATACATTgtgcacaacataccaacccttaagatgctctttggtttggcacgcatatgggagataataaacttgtatggcctgttgggccacaatatagaCATCGTCTCCTGGTAAGACGGAATCCTGTCGAATTTCGACTAGCCCAAAATTAGAATATATCCGTCTCATTACTTCAGGATCAAACCAATGATATTTGAATATGACAGGATTAAGAGGTTTGAAACCATGAAAactgagttcgtatatttctgcaattcttccataatactcgacCCCATCAAGGCCAGGAGTAAAAACTCCAGTATTTGTGGTCTTTCAATTGGGTCGACATGCCTCGTAGCTTGTTGtacaaaaacgatatccattcacgTCATAAACAAAATATGACCTGACTCTATAGGCAAAGCCATCGGCAACCTGTCTCAACTTGGCACTCATCCTATGGCCCTGCTGTTTGAACCAAGAAATGAAATCGGGCAATCCATTTCCCGCACCCTATCTAAGAAGCATATTGTAGCTGACAAACTTTCACGAAACCTAGCcaaatttttatcacagcctccacatatgatatcatgacatctgagcaagtttcataattttctgaccaaatttgctttttatacaatttaaaaacaaccggatcccaagtttgtggtcaTGCTTCATGAACATGAGATGTTTGAAATTCTTGTCTGTTCATGGATAAGGTGTCGAAGTAGGCTCAATAATATAAATATCATTTTTCGATTCATTTTTTTCACTCCTTGAATGacttgcaattcaaatttgaattattccaagaaattcaatcaaatgaaataaattgactaaaTATAGAAAACAATTCGAGTAATGTGCCAAACTTGCATATGTAGTTCAAGGTAATCTAGAATCACAATAGAAAAAGTTTGggtggaaaaaggaaaaaaaatatgttttgccgagtgcccagaAAAAGCGCTCGGCAAATCAcacatttgccgagtgtccgcgataccgacactcggcaaagctaacgGCCGTTTGCTGTCGTTCGCAGCTGAcggagctttgccgagtgtctgtctttgccgagtgtagggCACTAGGCAAAACAGATTTTGTCAAGTGTTATTGTTTGCCGAGcgcttgacactcggcaaatctaTTGTTCGCTGAGTGTTTCTTTTTGCCGAgtacggcactcggcaaaggtcttATTCGCCAAGTGCCCGACGAAATGCTCTCGGCAAAAATTTTTGCACTCGGTAAAGATGCATTCTCTGGTAGTGATAATCGGTTACCACCCCTCAAGCCCATATTGATTTACGTAGGGCTCTCACTAGTACAGGACTGTCCTGTACACAGTTGGTTCAAGAAATTGAACACATATGATATTTTCTTCAATACCATGTCAAATTTAGAACACAGTCAGATGCAATTTATGAACTGACATATCGTGGATGGAGAAGACACATGAAGCTAGAAAAGAGCCTGTCGTGTGTAGATTCAGGCCTTTCATGTGGGAAATAATTCTCTAGATCGATTTCTGGTGGATTGGCTGTTCTGCATTACTGCAAGTGTCTGGCCTATTACTGAGACTTGAGAACCGCCTATCTTGTTTGTAGATGGTAAGGACTCCTCATCATATCTGAGTAATGTCTTTGGACCCCGCAGATCTTGAGCCATGGTTTGGTAATCTAGAACCCTAGCTAGCTTCGGTACCTGTTTGAGTACGTGATTAATGGGTACTTGATCCTAATATTCGTCACTCGCCATGCTCATTCAATTTTTTTGCCCACTCCAATTGATTTTTTCTAGCTATACTGCCCACGCCAATTGATTCAATTTTCCTCTCTACATTTTAGCTTCGAACTCTCTATGCAATTTTAATTTTGACCAGTCCAATTTCAATTCTATTTCCACCATGTATGATTTTTGCTTGGTAATTTGTTTTTTATATAGTCCCTCCGTTCTAAAATGTGAGAGGTCTTGGTTTTTTCCTAAGTCAATGTTTCTAACTTTGATCAATAACATGCATAAAAACAGTAGAAAACAGTAGTTGGGTAACTACAGGATGCTTTAAGAAAACAATAAGGGTGCCCATAGACAACTTCAGCGCCCTCTCCGGTCGTTCCATCAACAGGAAAGAAAAAAGATTCCCGTGGAGCAGGCGCTAGCTATATATCCATGTTCGAAGAGCGCTTCCGAGATCACCGGATCGCGCTTCGGTGGCAATAATGGATAGCGTCAGTGAAACTCTCAGCGAGTAACATGAAGCACTGCACACTAAGTCAACGGGGGAGATCAGCCTGTTCATGCCACTAAAGCCATGTTGCAAGCTCTTGCTAGGCTTCGCACGTGTAGACCTTCCTCCTTCCGATTAGTTATTATTCCAACGAAACTCCTAATCTGGATCTGATCATCCTGGTCACCTGAGACCCATAACCCATGTGGACGTACATGTAATCCTTTCAGTTATTAATTCATAAAATTAGAATGTACAGAATGAACATTTGAAAAATAATGATTCGGCATGTGCGATTAGCTATTGGTGCTTCTCGGGGAACAAACTGTCCATGAGCAGGCAGAAGACAACTTACGGGTATGAAAATGGTGGTGGTGGAAGCAACTAGCCACAGCCAGGCTGGAGGGAGCTAAGAGAGGAAGACGAGTTCACCATACAGATGGAGAGGGCTGAATAAGAGTTGAGGGGTGACAACAGATTCACAGCCATCACAGAAGATGCAAGCACAGAAAGGCAGCTGCAATGGCGAGTGCTGAAGGGTGCTAATAGCCGGTGATTGGTGAAGCAAAAGAACCACGAGGCAAACATGGTATGTATAATGATTCTTTTGACTTTCAAAGAATAAAATTAAAAGATATAGTAATCATGAGTGAATCAGATCCTACTTCTTCATCAACGGAGGCACATGCAACAGCTAGCCATTCAGAGAAGTTCCCTACCTAAAGATCCAAAGGGCCTATATATATGCTAACCACATAGAAACACATTGTGGAGCAAAGTAAACCAGACAGTTACGAACTTAACTATGGCAAGCCAGAGCCTCCTCCCGGCGGTTGCTATAACCATCATGTCCTTCCTCTACACCACAGCCCTACCAGTGACTGCGGTCCTCGTCGAGCACACCTTCGTTGTAAGCATGGCGCGCGTGCTTTTTGTGGCATTGATCTACACTGTAGCTTTTACTGCGCAATACCATTGATAGACATCCGTTCAGAATTTGAACAGTGTGACAACAATGTTTTTGCATTCTTGATTTGGTGGAACATGTGTATATGCAGGTGAGCCAGATGAATATGACACACCTGTGCAAGAAGACGCCGGTGACCGTTGTGAATGGACAGCTCCCGGGGCCAGTGATTGATGTCACTGAAGGAGACTCAGTGGCTGTTCATGTCATCAACAAGTCACCCTACAACATTACAATCCACTGGTAATCAACTTAGTGCATATTCCATTACAAAATCAATTTTTTGATTCCAGGGAAAAATGGAAAACTATACTATATTACATCTAGTTGTTACTGGGGAAATGTTTAATTTTGTGTGGAACTAAGTACAAGCATGCATTTGCTGTTTACCATGCAATCCATTTATAAGCTTTCTTCTAAGCCCTTTCAACCATTAACTATTCCAAGTGGATTTTCAACACTTGTTTTACAACTTGAGGTAGTTTTGGCCTCCTTTTTCCAATGTTACCCCTCATCAACTCCATTAACTAAGGGTAAGGGAGTAGTATTCAGTTAATTTTTAATGGCAAAAGTGTCACCATACATGGAACAATATGGTGTGTCGAGTGCTTGAAACCTAGTGTTGATTCAAGGGCCAAGGATGATAGCCGAAGAATATTAGAATTGATATGGTTATTGTTCATGTTTTCTTTCATGTTGTCACGTGTAGGCATGGAGTGAAGCAGTGGCTGAACTGTTGGGCTGATGGGGTGCCAATGATTACCCAACCTGCCATCCAACCGAGCCACAACTTCACCTACAGGTTTGATGTTGTTGGGCAGGAAGGCACCCTATGGTGGCATGCTCATGTCCCCTGCTTACGTGCAACTCTACATGGTGCCTTGATCATCCGGCCGAGAAATGGGGTCGCCTCGTACCCGTTTCCTAAGCCTCACAAAGAGGTGCCCATCATTATAGGTTCGTAATAAGTTATTTGGCTTTCGATTGTCAAGCATATGGGAACAAGTGTACGATGTCATTACAGAAAGTGTGTTCGTTCCTTCACAAACTAAGCTCCTATAGATTTTGCATGGTTGCATACAACTAGCGAGAAGGAGTGCAATGTTTTCGCACCATCGTCCCATCTGAACTAGTGTTGTTTTTCGATGAACTTGGTGTTGCTGCAGGGGACTGGTGGGAGATGGATCTCGGTCAGGTGGGCAGGAACATGATGCATGGCTTGTTTGATGATTTTGCCAGTGCATCTACCATCAATGGCAAGCTCGGAGACCTCTTCAATTGCTCCGGTGAGAAATTGTTGTATATATGAATACTTACTAATCGATGCCTGCCGAGGGAGACAAATTCCTTGATTTGTTACTGATGAAAGAAGCACGCCGACTCTACAATGAAGGTACCCCGGAAGATGGCTACGTTTTGGATGTGGAGCCTGGCAAGACCTACCTGCTACGAGTAATCAACGCCGGGCTCTTCTCCGAGTTCTACCTCAAGATAGCCGGGCATAAGTTCACAGTGGTCGCGGCAGATGCCAACTATGTCAGCCCCTACACAACGGATGTCATTGCGATTGCGCCCGGGGAGACAGTGGATGCCCTAGTGGTCGCCGATGCTCCCGCTGGTAGGTATTACATGGTTGCGCTGCCCAACCAGGCGCCATTGCCGGACACACAGACCCCAGAGCATGCCACGAGAGGGATGGTGAGGTACGGGAATAGTCACTTACCCGGCACCGGTGCACCAGCACCGATTTCGCCTAAGATGCCTGACCAACATGATATAGTTACATCGCTCTACTTCCACGGAAACATGACGAGCCGGCACCACCGGCAGCAGTCGCCGGTGCCGGTGGATGTGAATGAGCGGCTGTTTATTGTGCTTGGCCTTGGTGCTGTTTGCCCGCAAGGCCGGACCTGCGAGAGAGGCGCTTTTGATAGTAGCAACAACCTCCTCGTGGCGACCATGAACAATGTCTCCTTCCAGCCTCCGGCAACAATGACCCCGCTGCTGGAAGCGCACTACTACCACACCGGCAGCATAAACAAGACACAAGAACTCCCTGACAGGCCACCGGTTCTATTCAACTTCACTGACCCTGCCTTGATCCCGTTTGGACCCAAGGAGAGGCGTCTTGAGCAGTCTTCAAGGGAGACGGTGGTGCGTCGGTTCCGGCACGGCTCTGTGGTGGAAATGGTGTTCCAAAGCTCGGCGATGCTGCAGGGCGACTCCAACCCAATGCACCTACATGGGCATGACATGTTCGTTCTCGCACAAGGCCTTGGCAACTACGATGCCGCAAAGGACGTGGCGAGCTACAACCTGCTGAATCCACCAATGAAGAACACCGTGCTCGTCCCGAACCTTGGGTGGGTTGCTGTTCGATTTGTGGCAAATAATCCAGGTGCGTATAAGGTTTTATTATCCGTTGCATTTTCCAGGAATCCTGAGAAACCACATTTGGTTTGGCTGTAGATCAGTGAAATAGATGTATGTATAGTTCTCATTTAGGGATGCAAGTTCCACTTATTCTGGGCAATTAGGTCAACCGAAAATTTTCTAAAATAAACTAAAACAGCACGCCATATAATTAGTCACTTAACCACCGAGAACACCAATGGTTACCTACTTGTATTTTATTACTTGTTTTATTCTCTCCAGCAATGAATTTCATGTTTCTAATATCTGGAGTGTAGCCAATATAAGAAAGTCTCAACAATTTTATAAATCAAAAGGATTGAAAACGAGAAACAAGAGAGTTTATTACCTTTGGCATGCAATCTAGTGCGTATTCTATTGTCATTACGTGATGTTATTCTATTATATACTGTGTTCTTTACATATCCACCCATGTTTGTCTACATATCATGCATACTTGGATGCTGATGATGCTTTATCTTGAATGGCGTACAGGGGTATGGTTCATGCATTGCCACTATGAGTTTCATCTAGCCATGGGCATGGCGGCGGTTTTCATTGTAGAAGATGGGCCAACGGTGGACACGTCCCTCCCTCCACCGCCTATGGGCTTCCCAACACGTGGCAATGACCATAATCTCATGCCAGATGGATTCTACCTCCAAACTAAGAAAAGTGAATCCTCAAGCATAAATGGAATTTAAAATATTACTCCAGCCACTAGTTTCCAAAAATGCTTATAAATAACAAATGTGTTTCGGACATCTTGATTTAATGAATGTAGCCGATCTAAATATTTGTTACATTATTGGTATGTTTCCCCCGATGCAAATGAACATTTTTATTGACCTGGCCTCTAAATCTCATATTACTGTTCTTAAGAAAAGTTAGGGTTTAATACATGTTTACGTGTATTTACTAGCCATGGCCACGTGCTGACATCCATTCCACGGGCTCCATATATACTTAAACAATACTACTGTAGAAATATGCAGAAAATATTATATTAAAGTGTCCTTTTTCAATAAGAAAGGATTATAtgaattttaaaaataattagAGAACTATTTTGGGATTCCAACAAAAGGCTTCAGAATGTAGCAGCTGAGAATATAGAAAATGAAACTGCAAACGATTTTTTCCCAGAAAAGTACGCAGAGTAAAATGTGAGGCTGTCAGGCTGTAGTTATTTAATGTTTTTAATGTTGAGATTTGTACGTTTTCAAGTAAAAGGAGCTTGTTCTTTCTGAGAGGTAAAGCTCACAACCGTGAACGACAGATTGCTTGGAACAGGACTGGACTTACAATGCCAAACTGTTCATTATTCATCTAGTTGATGTGCATTTATGTTCTGCTCTGTTCTGTGATGAAGACTGATGACAAACTTCAGGAGGCTGTCCAAAGACTCTAAGCTTTCTCTAGCTAGATGAACTAAATCCATATTTTGCTATATAATACACCCACCagaatatatatataatgcATCAGGTTGTATTCTGTACCCATCCTCCGAGTTGCAACTAGTTTAATTTAGTCTCGTAGTTGCAGCTGATCTGGTCTCCAGTTTGCAATCGGTCTATTCTCCCAATCTCGCAAATGCGACGATGGATGCATTTCAAATAGTAAAGTTAGGTGAGTCTAATGCTAGGACATTAAATGTTTGGAACCTTTCATTTGAAATCTTTTCAAAATATAATGTGATGTTTTGCAAATATGATCTAAGTTGACATGTAGAAAGTTTTCACCATGTGGTTTGGAAGTTCTTCTAAATTTAGTGCAGACTTTATGGGATTTGAAAGTTAGGGATGCAGAAAGTTTTGTGGTTCTGAGTTCAAAGTTTCTAATATTATCATAGTGAacttgaatctattttaaattcagGATCTTTTATTTGAATTGTGTTGAATGTTGGAATAGAAAAATCTATCTTGCTTTCCGGGCATTAAATGACCACGTATGCTAGCACCCGGATCAACGAGCATTGGAATGCCTTGCATGCAGATCTATGGTCCTTAATTGTCCTAGGGAACTAcatttaatttatttatttatgtctTTTTAGTCTTCGCATCTTTGGATTCATTGTGGCATAAGGTGGGCTGGGTAGCAAGTCAGCCGTGCCCTCAACTCAATAGATTCCCTTGCGGGTTGTCACATGGTGAAACAAAGAGACCACGAGGCAAGTGTGGTAAAAGGAAGAAAGATAAGAAACCATGAGTGTCTGAGATCGGCAAAATTAGACCAGACAAAGTTTCAAAGTGTGAAGAGCCGGAGCTGGCATCCCAATGGCGGCTGCTGTTGCCATCatcgtcatcttcctcctctccgCCATGGCCGTCTCAGTCGCCGCTGCTGTGGTCGAGCACACCTTCGTGGTAAGCATGAAGCATTTCCATGGTTTTGCTCTCAACCATTGAGCCATTATCGATTATTTGA
Above is a genomic segment from Panicum hallii strain FIL2 chromosome 8, PHallii_v3.1, whole genome shotgun sequence containing:
- the LOC112902253 gene encoding laccase-15-like — translated: MASQSLLPAVAITIMSFLYTTALPVTAVLVEHTFVVSQMNMTHLCKKTPVTVVNGQLPGPVIDVTEGDSVAVHVINKSPYNITIHWHGVKQWLNCWADGVPMITQPAIQPSHNFTYRFDVVGQEGTLWWHAHVPCLRATLHGALIIRPRNGVASYPFPKPHKEVPIIIGDWWEMDLGQVGRNMMHGLFDDFASASTINGKLGDLFNCSGTPEDGYVLDVEPGKTYLLRVINAGLFSEFYLKIAGHKFTVVAADANYVSPYTTDVIAIAPGETVDALVVADAPAGRYYMVALPNQAPLPDTQTPEHATRGMVRYGNSHLPGTGAPAPISPKMPDQHDIVTSLYFHGNMTSRHHRQQSPVPVDVNERLFIVLGLGAVCPQGRTCERGAFDSSNNLLVATMNNVSFQPPATMTPLLEAHYYHTGSINKTQELPDRPPVLFNFTDPALIPFGPKERRLEQSSRETVVRRFRHGSVVEMVFQSSAMLQGDSNPMHLHGHDMFVLAQGLGNYDAAKDVASYNLLNPPMKNTVLVPNLGWVAVRFVANNPGVWFMHCHYEFHLAMGMAAVFIVEDGPTVDTSLPPPPMGFPTRGNDHNLMPDGFYLQTKKSESSSINGI